The following coding sequences are from one Dehalococcoidia bacterium window:
- a CDS encoding MBL fold metallo-hydrolase, with product MEVALWGTRGSLASPGPETVRYGGNTSCVEVRDSRGTVLALDAGTGIRRMGDALLDDSSRVDVLLTHLHMDHIQGLGFFGPLYQEGREVHIWGPQSPTLSIKERLARYLSPPLFPVRLRDLPCKLTLHDVPLGEFKIGSLCIEARLVCHPGHTVGYRVAENGVSMAYIPDHEPALGWDVFPGPREWMSGLELARGVDLLIHDAQYTNEEYAEHVGWGHSSFEQAMAFAEVAGVQRLMTFHHDPEHADAQLDRMVERARNGHSRGFEVIAGTEGLRVTIEGKKPHRRTAIA from the coding sequence GTGGAAGTAGCGCTCTGGGGTACGCGCGGCTCGCTCGCCAGCCCCGGACCGGAGACGGTCCGCTATGGCGGCAACACGTCGTGTGTCGAAGTGCGCGACAGCCGCGGCACCGTCCTCGCGCTCGACGCAGGCACCGGCATTCGCCGCATGGGCGACGCACTCCTCGACGACAGCAGTCGCGTCGACGTGCTGCTCACGCACCTACACATGGATCACATCCAGGGTCTGGGCTTTTTCGGGCCGCTCTACCAGGAGGGCCGCGAAGTGCACATCTGGGGTCCGCAGTCTCCGACCCTGTCGATCAAGGAACGTCTCGCACGCTATCTTTCGCCCCCGCTCTTCCCGGTGCGGCTACGCGATCTGCCGTGCAAGCTCACCCTGCACGACGTGCCGCTGGGTGAGTTCAAGATCGGCTCGCTGTGCATCGAAGCGCGGCTTGTCTGTCATCCGGGCCATACGGTTGGCTACCGCGTCGCCGAAAATGGCGTCTCGATGGCATACATCCCCGATCACGAACCTGCGCTCGGCTGGGACGTCTTCCCCGGACCGCGCGAGTGGATGTCGGGCCTGGAGCTGGCACGCGGCGTCGACCTGCTGATCCACGACGCGCAGTACACCAATGAAGAGTACGCCGAACACGTCGGGTGGGGCCACAGTTCGTTCGAACAGGCGATGGCCTTCGCCGAAGTCGCCGGCGTTCAGCGCCTCATGACCTTCCACCACGACCCCGAGCATGCGGACGCGCAACTCGACCGCATGGTGGAACGTGCCCGCAACGGCCACTCCCGCGGCTTCGAAGTGATCGCCGGCACCGAAGGTCTGCGCGTGACGATCGAAGGCAAGAAGCCTCACCGCCGCACGGCGATTGCTTAG
- a CDS encoding type II toxin-antitoxin system prevent-host-death family antitoxin — MTITISQEAPVKEVGVYNAKTHLPRLLDEVEQGETITITRHGRPIARLVPIGGQKRTSAEAADAIREFGRKHRLNGISIRELIEEGRRH; from the coding sequence ATGACCATCACCATAAGCCAGGAGGCACCGGTGAAGGAAGTCGGTGTGTACAACGCAAAGACTCACCTGCCCCGTCTCCTCGATGAGGTCGAGCAGGGAGAGACGATCACGATCACGCGGCACGGAAGGCCGATCGCCCGCCTGGTGCCGATCGGCGGACAGAAGAGGACGTCCGCTGAGGCGGCGGACGCGATCCGTGAGTTTGGCCGCAAGCACCGCCTCAACGGCATCAGCATCAGGGAGCTGATCGAGGAAGGACGGCGGCACTGA
- the metH gene encoding methionine synthase produces MTNQNERSKALHEALQERILVIGGPYGTYVHGRDLTPEDYGGAQYEGCPEQLVITRPDVIEDAHRGYLEAGADIITTNTFGGGSIVLAEYGLQDRVQEINEAAARLSRKAVDAHGTGDRPRFVAGNMGPTTKSLTITGGITFDEMIDVYCGWAKGLLTGGVDLLILETQNDTRTIKAALIGIDRASDDTGVRVPVIVSATIELTGTMLAGQTADALVASLAHADLLALGLNCSTGPEYMTDHMRTIAGLTESLTCVWPNAGLPDEDGLYRETPLQMATVLERFVDSGWLNILGGCCGTTFEHTRAFAAMADGKRPRVPSRQHRTMFSGIDFVEANEDDRPLIIGERTNEVGSRKFKRLITAEKYEEASEIARKQVKNGAQIIDVNLQNADRDELYDIDRFYAKLIHKVRVPIMVDTTDPDSIERSLTYCQGKSIINSVNLEDGLDKFERVTPLARKYGAALVVGTIDEDKDQAQAITRARKLEIAKRSHDLLTEEYGIRAEDIIFDPLVFPCATGDQNYVGSAVETIEGIRLVKEALPYCKTILGISNVSFGLPEAGREVLNSVFLYHCTKAGLDLAIVNAEKLERYASIPDEERKLAEDLLWNRGDDPIAEFAAHFRGRKPHERKSIADLPLDERLANYIIEGTKDGLVADLEQKRKEAEPLDIINGPLMKGMDEVGRLFNANELIVAEVLQSAEAMKAAVTHLERFMEKSAASTRGRVILATVKGDVHDIGKNLVDIILSNNGYAVVNLGIKVPPEQLIEAAQKHDPDVIGLSGLLVKSAQQMVVTANDLKVAGIDKPLLVGGAALSDRFTRGKIAPSYGGTVVYCNDAMNGLDTLNRLMDPDQRTRLEADLLEKEFAERPRTVVEEAAETEQRSSRISLNVSIPHVPDTERHVERVLDLDEIWSYVNPQMLYGKHLGFRGRFTEMLERGDTKAIDLKRKVEAVKAESRAGAMHARAVWQFFEAEADGNKLHIFGNGDRSVPIATFTFPRQRKADGVSIPDLVLPPERDAQGRIVKRDHVGMFVTTAGEGIRDLAERAKNAGQYLRSYALQALALETAEASAEWVHAQMRTAWGFPDAEGTPRKDLFQAHYRGKRYSFGYPACPDLDSQATLFALIRPEEIGVELTEGFMMEPEASVSALVFHHPDAAYFSVGAQDDEPA; encoded by the coding sequence ATGACCAACCAGAACGAGCGTAGTAAGGCGCTCCACGAGGCGCTCCAGGAGCGGATCCTCGTTATCGGCGGCCCGTACGGGACGTACGTGCATGGCCGTGACCTCACGCCCGAAGACTACGGCGGCGCCCAGTACGAGGGCTGTCCCGAGCAACTCGTCATCACCCGCCCCGATGTCATCGAGGACGCGCACCGCGGCTATCTGGAAGCCGGCGCGGACATCATCACGACGAACACCTTCGGCGGTGGCTCGATCGTCCTCGCGGAGTACGGCCTTCAGGATCGGGTGCAAGAGATCAACGAGGCGGCCGCGCGGCTCTCACGCAAGGCCGTCGATGCGCACGGTACGGGCGACAGGCCACGCTTCGTCGCCGGCAACATGGGCCCGACGACCAAGTCACTCACCATCACCGGCGGCATCACGTTCGATGAGATGATCGACGTCTACTGCGGCTGGGCGAAAGGCCTGCTCACCGGCGGCGTCGACCTGCTGATCCTCGAAACGCAGAACGACACGCGGACGATTAAAGCGGCGCTCATCGGTATCGACCGCGCGTCCGACGATACCGGCGTGCGCGTGCCAGTCATCGTCTCCGCCACCATCGAACTGACCGGTACGATGCTCGCCGGCCAGACCGCCGATGCACTCGTTGCGTCGCTCGCTCATGCTGACCTCCTTGCGCTCGGGCTCAACTGCTCGACCGGGCCGGAGTACATGACCGACCACATGCGGACGATCGCCGGCCTAACCGAGTCGCTGACATGCGTCTGGCCGAACGCCGGCCTCCCCGATGAAGATGGTCTCTACAGGGAAACGCCGCTCCAGATGGCGACCGTGCTCGAACGCTTCGTGGATAGCGGCTGGCTCAATATCCTCGGCGGCTGCTGCGGCACGACGTTCGAGCACACGCGTGCGTTCGCGGCGATGGCCGACGGCAAGCGGCCGCGCGTCCCTTCGCGCCAGCACCGCACGATGTTCTCCGGCATCGACTTCGTTGAGGCGAACGAGGACGACCGTCCGCTGATCATCGGCGAGCGCACGAACGAGGTCGGCTCCCGCAAGTTCAAGCGCCTCATCACAGCGGAGAAGTACGAAGAAGCAAGTGAGATCGCGCGTAAGCAGGTGAAGAACGGCGCGCAGATCATCGATGTCAACCTTCAGAACGCCGATCGCGATGAGCTGTACGACATCGACCGTTTCTACGCGAAGTTAATTCACAAGGTGCGCGTGCCGATCATGGTCGACACGACGGATCCCGATTCGATCGAGCGATCGCTGACGTACTGCCAGGGCAAGTCGATCATCAACTCCGTCAACCTCGAAGATGGGCTCGATAAGTTCGAGCGCGTGACGCCGCTCGCGCGCAAGTACGGCGCAGCGCTCGTCGTCGGCACCATCGATGAGGACAAGGATCAGGCGCAGGCGATCACGCGAGCACGCAAGCTCGAAATCGCGAAGCGCTCGCACGATCTCTTGACAGAGGAGTACGGTATCCGCGCCGAAGACATCATCTTCGATCCGTTGGTGTTTCCCTGCGCCACCGGCGATCAGAACTATGTCGGCAGCGCTGTCGAGACGATCGAGGGCATTCGCCTGGTCAAGGAAGCGCTGCCGTATTGCAAGACGATCCTCGGCATCAGCAACGTCTCGTTCGGCCTCCCTGAGGCCGGGCGCGAAGTGCTGAACTCCGTGTTTCTCTACCACTGCACGAAGGCCGGACTCGACCTGGCGATCGTGAACGCCGAAAAGCTGGAGCGTTACGCTTCGATCCCGGACGAAGAGCGAAAGCTCGCCGAAGACCTGCTGTGGAACCGCGGCGACGACCCGATTGCAGAGTTCGCGGCGCACTTCCGCGGCCGCAAGCCGCACGAGCGCAAGAGCATCGCCGATCTGCCGCTCGATGAGCGCCTCGCGAATTACATCATCGAAGGGACGAAGGACGGGCTCGTCGCCGACCTGGAACAGAAGAGGAAGGAAGCGGAACCGCTCGATATCATCAACGGCCCGCTGATGAAGGGCATGGATGAGGTCGGCCGCCTCTTCAACGCCAACGAGTTGATCGTCGCCGAGGTGCTGCAGAGCGCGGAGGCGATGAAGGCGGCGGTGACGCATCTCGAGCGGTTCATGGAGAAATCGGCGGCGTCGACGCGCGGGCGCGTCATCCTCGCGACGGTGAAGGGCGATGTCCACGACATCGGCAAGAACCTTGTCGACATCATTCTGTCCAACAACGGCTACGCAGTCGTGAACCTTGGCATCAAGGTGCCGCCCGAGCAGCTCATCGAGGCGGCGCAGAAGCACGATCCGGACGTCATCGGTCTGTCGGGGCTGCTCGTAAAGTCGGCGCAGCAAATGGTCGTCACCGCGAACGACTTGAAGGTCGCCGGGATCGACAAACCGCTGCTCGTCGGGGGTGCGGCGCTCTCCGACCGTTTTACGCGCGGCAAGATCGCGCCGTCGTATGGCGGCACAGTCGTCTATTGCAACGACGCCATGAACGGCCTCGATACGCTCAACCGCCTGATGGACCCCGATCAGCGAACCCGCCTCGAAGCCGATTTGCTGGAGAAGGAGTTCGCCGAACGGCCGCGCACCGTGGTCGAAGAAGCGGCGGAGACCGAGCAGCGTTCGTCGCGGATCTCGCTCAATGTCTCGATCCCGCACGTGCCCGACACCGAACGCCACGTCGAACGCGTGCTGGATCTCGATGAGATCTGGAGCTATGTCAACCCGCAGATGCTTTACGGAAAGCACTTGGGCTTTCGCGGACGCTTCACCGAGATGCTCGAACGCGGCGACACGAAGGCCATCGACCTCAAGCGCAAGGTCGAAGCCGTGAAGGCCGAGTCACGGGCAGGCGCGATGCACGCGCGCGCCGTGTGGCAGTTCTTCGAAGCCGAAGCTGATGGCAATAAGCTGCACATATTCGGCAACGGAGACCGCAGCGTGCCGATCGCGACGTTCACATTCCCGCGCCAGCGCAAGGCCGACGGCGTCTCGATCCCCGATCTTGTGTTGCCGCCGGAGCGTGACGCGCAGGGCCGCATCGTCAAGCGCGACCACGTCGGCATGTTCGTGACGACGGCCGGAGAAGGCATCCGCGACCTGGCCGAACGCGCCAAGAACGCCGGCCAGTACCTGCGCTCGTACGCGCTCCAGGCGCTCGCGCTGGAGACGGCCGAAGCATCCGCCGAGTGGGTACACGCCCAGATGCGAACGGCCTGGGGCTTTCCGGACGCCGAGGGTACGCCGCGCAAGGATCTGTTTCAGGCGCATTACCGCGGCAAACGGTACTCGTTCGGTTACCCGGCCTGCCCGGACCTCGACTCGCAAGCGACGCTGTTCGCCCTGATCCGGCCCGAGGAGATCGGCGTAGAGTTGACCGAAGGCTTCATGATGGAGCCTGAGGCGAGCGTCTCCGCCCTGGTGTTCCATCACCCGGACGCCGCGTACTTCAGCGTGGGCGCGCAGGACGACGAGCCTGCGTAG
- a CDS encoding anti-sigma factor encodes MDCDSARENMDAWALGALPPEEARAVEAHIAGCEACRLLADEAMATASSLGFAVPLRSPSATLKSRVVASAAVLTDIGKRGRSKLWPAAVAALVVIGIGATSWAALTQVRINDLEDRNAALSADATSQSQQVGATVATQAELSETVDTQNAVLEIVMEPDVQRTELLGTSMAPTASGRCVWSRAQASGALIVNGLPALTEGSVYAMWIVYENHWLDAGRFGVGNDGQGRLLMNEWGRGGNDQWGAFEGFAVTVEPATGESSERGRTVMRSVVGE; translated from the coding sequence ATGGACTGCGACTCCGCGCGAGAAAACATGGACGCCTGGGCGCTCGGCGCCCTGCCGCCCGAGGAAGCGCGCGCGGTGGAAGCGCACATCGCCGGGTGCGAAGCTTGTCGCCTGCTCGCCGATGAGGCGATGGCCACCGCCTCATCGCTCGGTTTCGCCGTGCCGCTCCGGAGTCCGAGCGCCACGTTGAAGTCACGCGTCGTGGCGTCGGCAGCCGTGCTCACCGATATCGGAAAGCGCGGCCGTTCGAAGCTATGGCCGGCCGCTGTCGCAGCCCTCGTCGTCATCGGCATCGGCGCGACGTCGTGGGCGGCGCTGACCCAGGTGCGGATCAATGACCTCGAAGATCGTAACGCGGCGCTCAGCGCGGATGCGACGTCGCAGTCGCAGCAGGTTGGCGCCACCGTGGCGACGCAGGCCGAGCTATCGGAGACCGTCGATACCCAGAACGCGGTCCTCGAGATCGTGATGGAGCCGGACGTACAACGCACGGAGCTGCTTGGCACGTCGATGGCGCCGACCGCGAGCGGGCGCTGCGTATGGAGTCGCGCGCAGGCGAGCGGCGCCCTCATCGTCAATGGCTTGCCGGCACTGACAGAAGGGTCGGTGTATGCGATGTGGATCGTCTACGAGAACCACTGGCTCGATGCCGGCCGCTTCGGTGTTGGCAACGATGGTCAGGGCCGCCTGCTGATGAACGAGTGGGGCCGCGGCGGAAACGATCAGTGGGGTGCTTTCGAAGGCTTTGCGGTGACCGTCGAGCCCGCCACCGGCGAGTCGTCGGAACGCGGTCGCACCGTCATGCGAAGCGTCGTTGGGGAATGA
- a CDS encoding dioxygenase → MPIRERFRLTRRRFLGTTIVSGVALAACADDDDDGDTPPTAAPSAAPSAGATAAASETQALAPTPSCGDDEDVTPEQTEGPFFTPDSPERASLVEPGMAGAALTVSGFVLSTDCRPIAGALLDFWQANDAGEYDNEGYTLRGHQFSGADGSFELQTILPGLYPGRTRHIHVKAQAANQPVLTTQLYFPDEPRNAEDGIFADALVMEVNGESAAFNFVLDVT, encoded by the coding sequence ATGCCCATTCGCGAGCGATTCAGGCTCACCCGACGACGCTTTCTTGGCACCACAATTGTTTCAGGCGTGGCGCTTGCCGCTTGTGCCGACGATGACGATGACGGAGATACACCTCCGACAGCGGCGCCGTCCGCCGCCCCTTCTGCAGGCGCAACCGCCGCCGCGTCGGAGACGCAGGCGCTCGCGCCGACCCCATCGTGCGGCGACGATGAGGACGTGACGCCGGAACAGACGGAGGGTCCGTTCTTTACGCCCGATTCTCCCGAACGCGCCTCGCTCGTCGAGCCGGGCATGGCCGGCGCTGCGTTGACAGTGTCCGGGTTCGTCCTCTCGACAGACTGCCGGCCGATCGCCGGAGCGCTGCTCGACTTCTGGCAGGCCAACGACGCCGGCGAATACGACAACGAGGGTTATACGCTCCGCGGCCACCAGTTCTCCGGCGCCGATGGCAGCTTTGAGCTTCAAACAATCCTCCCGGGCCTGTACCCCGGCCGCACGCGGCACATTCACGTGAAGGCGCAAGCCGCGAATCAGCCCGTCCTGACGACCCAGCTCTACTTCCCGGACGAGCCGCGCAACGCCGAAGACGGCATCTTCGCCGATGCGTTGGTGATGGAGGTCAACGGCGAGTCGGCGGCCTTCAATTTCGTCCTCGACGTCACCTGA
- a CDS encoding pilus assembly protein TadG-related protein produces MSIIERLLRPLSERGQALIITAALLPVLVGMAGLAVDYGAYASERRHLQNSADAIALAAAQELPDQTAAEAVADDWAERNGPDVNDFTVIVSGGSVDPRVSVTITRPHEFSFIRVLGVEERDVGAGAAAAKFSFGGAAGVVPWSITQETLDASTPGSLVTVKYDSNGGSNGNFGAIRIDGNGASDYEESAKYGSTTEVCAATTPGCSTELCPGPDCEESAPECDGPECQPKTGNMTGPTRDAVDFRIDHTSPECESFDDVFSPLSAYNFIDVGAYVVSEAGASGGRMASAPLAKKTDTPTNTPGIPTNTPLPTNTPGPTNTPGGPPDTPITAPSGGGADLYALNPDCNPWLDPGACPPAPSSAACSRRVIIIPVIDGFGNGSSDPVTILRFALLFLEGYEDDKCSGNSCEIKARVVNAELTTGALAGAFDPDASVHFTKLIE; encoded by the coding sequence ATGAGCATCATCGAACGGCTATTGCGCCCGCTCAGCGAGCGTGGGCAGGCGCTGATCATCACGGCCGCGCTGCTGCCCGTCCTGGTCGGTATGGCCGGCCTCGCCGTCGACTACGGGGCCTACGCCAGCGAGCGCCGGCACCTCCAGAACTCCGCTGATGCGATCGCCCTGGCGGCCGCGCAGGAACTCCCCGATCAAACCGCTGCGGAGGCCGTCGCAGACGATTGGGCTGAGCGAAATGGCCCCGACGTCAACGACTTCACGGTCATCGTGAGCGGAGGCAGCGTCGATCCGCGGGTCAGCGTGACGATCACGCGACCGCACGAGTTCTCTTTCATCCGCGTGCTGGGCGTCGAGGAGCGTGATGTCGGCGCGGGTGCCGCCGCAGCGAAGTTCTCCTTCGGCGGCGCGGCCGGCGTCGTGCCATGGTCGATCACGCAGGAGACACTCGACGCATCCACGCCGGGCTCGCTCGTCACCGTGAAGTACGACTCGAATGGCGGATCGAACGGCAACTTCGGCGCGATCCGCATCGACGGTAACGGCGCCAGCGATTACGAAGAGTCGGCGAAGTACGGCAGCACGACCGAAGTCTGCGCCGCCACGACGCCCGGATGCAGCACCGAGCTGTGCCCCGGCCCCGACTGCGAAGAGTCCGCGCCCGAGTGCGACGGCCCCGAGTGCCAGCCCAAGACGGGCAACATGACTGGCCCTACGCGCGACGCCGTTGACTTCCGAATTGACCACACGAGCCCCGAATGTGAATCGTTCGACGATGTCTTCTCGCCGCTGTCCGCGTACAACTTCATCGATGTCGGCGCGTACGTTGTGAGCGAGGCCGGCGCGAGCGGCGGCCGTATGGCGAGCGCTCCGCTCGCGAAGAAGACCGACACCCCGACAAACACGCCGGGTATCCCGACGAACACGCCGCTGCCCACGAACACGCCCGGCCCGACGAATACCCCCGGCGGCCCGCCGGACACGCCCATAACCGCGCCTTCGGGTGGCGGCGCCGATCTCTATGCGCTAAACCCGGACTGCAACCCATGGCTGGATCCCGGTGCTTGTCCGCCTGCGCCTTCCAGCGCAGCCTGCAGCCGCAGGGTGATCATCATTCCGGTGATCGACGGATTCGGGAACGGATCGTCGGACCCGGTGACGATCTTGCGGTTCGCGCTCCTGTTCCTTGAGGGCTACGAAGATGACAAGTGCAGCGGCAATAGCTGCGAGATCAAGGCGCGCGTCGTCAACGCCGAACTGACCACGGGCGCGCTCGCAGGCGCATTCGACCCCGATGCTTCGGTGCACTTCACGAAGCTGATCGAGTAG
- a CDS encoding type II toxin-antitoxin system VapC family toxin, giving the protein MTACVLDASVALAWHFGDEASSDDYKVLDRVQVDGAIVPAIWPLEVTNGLVVAERRGRVTAVDVALSVQALLDLPIAIENLTIEASFGSAVDLARALHLSAYDASYLALAMREGVPLATRDDKLRVAAERVGVPLFNPDQQESA; this is encoded by the coding sequence CTGACCGCGTGCGTTCTAGACGCGTCCGTGGCTCTGGCATGGCACTTTGGCGATGAGGCGTCGTCCGACGACTACAAAGTCCTCGATCGTGTTCAGGTCGATGGAGCAATCGTCCCGGCGATCTGGCCATTGGAAGTTACGAATGGTCTCGTTGTTGCAGAACGTCGTGGTCGCGTGACTGCGGTCGACGTGGCGCTCTCAGTCCAAGCGCTTCTTGATCTCCCGATTGCGATCGAGAACCTGACGATCGAAGCATCATTCGGATCGGCCGTCGATCTCGCTCGAGCGCTGCACTTGAGTGCCTACGATGCCAGCTATCTAGCGCTTGCGATGCGGGAGGGAGTGCCACTAGCGACTCGGGACGACAAGCTTCGCGTGGCGGCGGAACGGGTTGGCGTGCCGCTCTTCAATCCAGACCAGCAAGAGTCAGCCTAG
- a CDS encoding ABC transporter ATP-binding protein — MSASDDIVLRTSGLTKRYGKRLAVDALDIDVRRGRAYGFLGPNGSGKTTTIGMILGLVRVDGGSIHLFGSDAAAHRESALRRIGATVEGQSYFPHLSARDNLRLWAKISDVPDKRIDEVIETVGLTSRAQDKARTYSLGMKQRLAVGAAILHDPDLVILDEPTNGLDPAGIREFRQMVHNLRAEGKTVFVSSHILSEVEQMCDDVGIIKLGRLVIQKPVAELRSAASSIELRTTDDVRALALLSGLPWIAAIAREDGQLVASAPPERSVEISRTLAASDIFLHELRPRDSSLEDFFLEVTEDAEHA; from the coding sequence GTGAGCGCCTCCGACGACATCGTCCTCCGCACGAGCGGACTGACCAAGCGATACGGCAAGCGCCTCGCCGTGGATGCGCTCGACATCGATGTTCGGCGCGGCCGCGCTTATGGGTTCCTCGGCCCCAACGGCTCCGGCAAGACGACTACCATCGGCATGATCCTCGGGCTCGTGAGGGTCGACGGCGGCAGCATTCACCTGTTCGGCTCCGACGCGGCGGCGCACCGTGAGAGCGCCCTTCGCCGCATCGGTGCGACCGTCGAAGGCCAGTCCTACTTTCCGCACCTGTCCGCGCGCGACAACCTGCGGCTGTGGGCGAAGATCTCCGACGTCCCGGACAAGCGCATCGACGAAGTGATCGAGACCGTCGGGCTGACGTCGCGCGCGCAGGACAAGGCGCGGACGTACTCCCTGGGCATGAAGCAACGGCTTGCAGTGGGCGCGGCGATCCTGCACGACCCCGACCTAGTCATCCTCGACGAGCCGACGAACGGACTCGACCCTGCCGGCATCCGCGAGTTTCGGCAAATGGTGCATAACCTGCGTGCCGAAGGGAAGACCGTCTTCGTGTCCAGCCACATCCTGAGCGAAGTCGAGCAGATGTGCGACGACGTGGGCATTATCAAACTCGGGAGACTGGTTATCCAGAAGCCTGTCGCAGAACTTCGGTCAGCGGCATCGAGCATCGAGTTGCGCACGACTGACGATGTACGCGCTCTCGCCTTGCTTAGCGGCCTACCATGGATAGCAGCAATCGCCAGAGAAGACGGCCAGCTGGTGGCCAGCGCGCCGCCCGAGCGTTCGGTGGAAATCAGCCGGACCCTCGCCGCGTCCGACATCTTTCTGCACGAGCTACGCCCGCGAGACAGCTCGCTCGAAGACTTCTTCCTCGAAGTGACGGAGGACGCCGAACATGCGTGA
- a CDS encoding sigma-70 family RNA polymerase sigma factor — protein MDYAALRDEELMDRLAGRDLIAFEALYDRYGDLVYSVSLRIVGDIYVAEDVTQDVFLRVWRRPDQFDLSRGKFVTWLLSVARNRSIDQRRSQSRRLRHEALPATDEEEDVLPSEDARDDPALATLLSEERAAVRKALEVLPPEQKLAIQLAYFGGMTQQEIANMLGHPLGTVKTRMRLGMQKMRTALEQRRVRDK, from the coding sequence GTGGACTACGCCGCCCTTCGCGATGAGGAGCTCATGGACCGGCTCGCCGGCCGTGACCTCATCGCGTTCGAGGCGCTCTACGACCGCTATGGCGACCTGGTGTACTCAGTGTCGCTGCGGATCGTAGGCGACATCTACGTCGCCGAAGATGTGACGCAGGACGTATTCCTGCGCGTGTGGCGGAGGCCGGACCAGTTCGACCTGAGCCGAGGGAAGTTCGTGACATGGCTGCTGAGCGTCGCACGCAACCGTTCGATCGACCAGCGGCGCAGCCAGTCGCGGCGCTTGCGGCACGAAGCGCTGCCCGCGACCGATGAGGAAGAGGACGTACTGCCCAGTGAAGACGCGCGTGACGACCCCGCACTCGCAACGCTGCTGTCCGAAGAGCGCGCCGCGGTCCGCAAGGCGCTTGAAGTACTGCCACCGGAGCAAAAACTGGCCATCCAACTCGCGTATTTTGGTGGCATGACACAGCAAGAGATCGCCAACATGCTCGGACACCCCCTGGGCACCGTGAAAACGAGGATGCGGCTGGGCATGCAGAAGATGCGCACGGCGCTGGAGCAACGGAGGGTCCGCGACAAGTGA
- a CDS encoding SDR family NAD(P)-dependent oxidoreductase, whose translation MRLQDKVAIVVGGGQTPGDTIGNGRATAIAFAREGARVLVADRETASAQDTVRMIQDDGGTAAPFEMDVTRENDVAAMIARCQEIYGRIDVLHNNVGIGTRDASAQRVEMADFERIFSVNLEGPLLACKHAVPVMREQGAGSIINISSVASIAGMTNMVAYKTSKAALNALTQSLALANARYHVRVNAILPGLINTPMAIEGLSAARGMAKEELIAQRDRMVPMGHMGSAWDIASAAVFLASDESSFVTGVLLPVDGGQTLRVG comes from the coding sequence ATGCGACTGCAAGACAAAGTAGCGATCGTGGTCGGAGGCGGGCAGACGCCCGGTGACACGATCGGCAATGGCCGCGCGACGGCGATCGCCTTCGCTCGCGAGGGAGCGCGCGTGCTCGTGGCCGACCGCGAGACAGCTTCGGCGCAAGATACGGTGCGCATGATCCAGGACGATGGCGGGACGGCGGCGCCGTTCGAGATGGACGTCACGCGAGAAAACGACGTCGCCGCCATGATCGCCCGCTGTCAAGAGATCTATGGCCGCATCGACGTGCTGCACAATAACGTCGGCATCGGCACGCGGGACGCGTCTGCGCAGCGGGTGGAGATGGCGGACTTCGAACGCATCTTTAGCGTCAACCTCGAGGGCCCGCTGCTCGCCTGCAAACACGCCGTACCGGTGATGCGCGAGCAGGGCGCCGGCTCGATCATCAATATCTCGTCGGTGGCGTCGATTGCGGGCATGACGAACATGGTGGCGTACAAGACATCGAAGGCGGCGCTCAACGCGCTTACGCAGTCGCTGGCGTTGGCGAACGCGCGCTACCACGTCCGTGTCAACGCCATTCTTCCGGGGCTGATCAACACGCCGATGGCGATCGAAGGCCTCAGCGCTGCGCGTGGCATGGCGAAGGAGGAGTTGATCGCGCAGCGCGACCGCATGGTGCCCATGGGCCACATGGGTTCGGCGTGGGACATCGCGAGTGCGGCGGTCTTCCTTGCCTCGGACGAGTCGAGCTTCGTGACGGGTGTGCTGCTGCCGGTGGATGGCGGTCAGACGCTGCGGGTCGGTTGA